One part of the Neodiprion virginianus isolate iyNeoVirg1 chromosome 3, iyNeoVirg1.1, whole genome shotgun sequence genome encodes these proteins:
- the LOC124300805 gene encoding mesocentin isoform X1: MPEEPKSGGSVAEASAAENGTRTSSPSKSPSNKGKTVLARITLLDGTVKDFPIERKARGQELLDKICQSMNLLEKDYFGLIYADRHDPRNWLDLDKRIGKFIKNEPWKFNFEVKFYPPDPAQLQEDITRYQLCLQIRNDIVTGRLPCSFVTHALLGSYLVQSEVGDYDPDEHKRTYLNEFKFAPNQTPELVEKVMDLHKTHKGQTPAEAELHYLENAKKLAMYGVDLHPAKDSEGVDIMLGVCSSGLLVHRDRLRINRFAWPKILKISYKRHNFYIKIRPGEFEQFESTIGFKLANHRAAKKLWKVCVEHHTFFRLMSPEPTQKLGLFPRLGSRFRYSGRTHYETKKTPIERQPPQFERSLSGRRLTSRSMDALGGPRPVETYGSEPSKRHTMMSYEPETIPDLEYIEQRPSPIKKKKEKLTRKTSAGTTSASSNSSLEGEYDAEGGKKKPIGGIAVLPPGGLSKKKKDKQNENEKENRNDLNNSDLINESALLDTSSEKSPTKKEPKKKEKETPEKRDKEKKEKIKSPVGGFLFGKKDKDSKQKKDKKGKDLDESTEKDDSESKDDKTGSPGSPQLPGYTKPYDYVEDETSPTRKNFKTRGFSYEDKPSSQDPSDQQSPTSAGRKATGLAFNYAPGEEKKVAETAEKRKTKETDANKTPAGLRTPGLNYVESAGLKEQQKAATLSPDDGKQASSAFISGELQNQRAAVQPGVIIPSSVESKPNYRILPLPDGSKVIGGIIYTKEGKTLDQSTLGPDGSTIINGKVLGKDGNPIKKSDFGPHGTHVANGLITGKDGKPLYQETLGINGNAVRNGIIYEPSGEAVNDRGLGPGYTLVKDGKVVSKNGKPLGYESLGKDGDYIKDGLIFSRDGKPLTQGSFGTDGDYIVSGAVHGKDGKPLSQIALLPDSTFISEGLFYDRDGKPLSTGQLGPDGHLIRDGKVYSKDGKPVKSESFSSDGSLIKDGIVHGKDGNLLSQGSLLPNGAHLKDGKVVGKDGKAIKHAFYKPDGSFVKDGVIYGRDGRPLSQIPLIAPGAFVKEGVINTKEGKLLNQSLFKPDNVVIKDGVVHGSDGGVLAEGFLGPDGLTIKDGMVLGRDGKPAKNETFAPNGSYIKKGLIYAKNGKPLNQDSLVPEGASIKDGLIYNKDGKLMKAAFFKPDGSHIRDGRVYGKDGKPLNLSSALPDDSFIANGVIFESTGKPLDKDTFGSDGSYVAAGLIHGKDGKIVADGVFGPGGNRIKNGLVVDRDGRPVNQDDKGPDNMAIKDGKIVDADGNPKNQGSLVPDGCYIQSGVVYDKRENPLKEGAFKCDGSYIRDGLIYGWGGQLLNSGAELPAGSYVEEGRLYGKDGKPLNHSSFGPEGNSIENGFIYGKDKKPLHRGTFGNDGSTIQNGLIYGADGKPLNKRQTIITVTLVRYGLVCDKDGNPLESGIFDSEGSFIKKGKIYDSNGHPLNQSVYGSDGSFIKDGLIYGKNGKPLEKGPLIAETSFIKSGRVYAATGQPLTQEAFGPEGLKVIDGVVVDKAGTPIKNIQFDAEGNLVKDGLIYAPTGKPLDKKYTVISITLVRKGLVCDKDGKPVLQAPFGTDGSFIKDGKIYDKSGKPLNQEIFGNDGGFIKDGLIYASNGQVMDQDPISDETSYIEDGKIFGSNGLLLNQEKYGPESYRVVDGIVVDKNFQPLKQGTFGSDAVIKDGKVYGSDGKPLFKKFTVITITVVKRGLVCDKNGKPLVHGPFGTDGSYVKDGKIYDKAGKPLSQSSFGSDGSYIKNGVICSKDGKPLDQDVGADEDQHTYIDDGKIYNISGKALTTDSYGPYGFKVVDGVIYGRDGKPLASGTFDNDGNTIKGGKIFAKDGKPLTKESRIVTITFVKRGLVCNKDGKVLKDSPFDNDGNVVKDGKVYGTDGKPLTARYYGPDSIFIREGVIFSENGKPLNDRETGPEGSYVREGIVYAKNGKPLTQNPFGPEGCKVVAGVIYGKNGKPLDGTLFVNDGSYVKDGLIHSSDGKLDSKDNLTFMYKTVLVTIEPNAQSEENIANLVSAVNQGFYDDPRYKKFSGMSSFGKDAKIYPTSGGAYESGSGDDSDDDLDQYGEGKGDVIRELRGAAKINIPALKKTSIPTTPTIVKTTTKQSAVKDHEGVTQNIEEKVEDLTPGGTGQVTVSTHVNKAEAADDGRSPYMTATAVTTRTATMHEDLEKNQKTSQVEEKTVAHTTATSATWQEQRVVTQEVRTTSHVLSGEQLSSRRHSTSSSSSGDSGTPIDFEDDQQAIYNQYYQGDQAGIVATETHVYTGEPDNNVTTTTTVPLVATESRKVALESEDGNYSATGEIVSSQTISSKTRTVETITYKTEKDGVVETRVEQKITIQSDGDPIDHDKALAEAIQEATDMNPDMTVEKIEIQQQTAQ; the protein is encoded by the exons ATGCCGGAAGAACCTAAATCAGGTGGCAGTGTGGCGGAGGCGTCAGCGGCTGAAAATGGAACCAGGACAAGCTCGCCTAGCAAAAGTCCCTCGAACAAAGGAAAAACTGTCTTGGCCAGAATAACTCTTCTTGATGGCACTGTCAAAGATTTCCCGATTGAG AGAAAAGCTAGAGGCCAAGAGCTTCTTGACAAAATATGCCAAAGTATGAACTTGTTGGAAAAAGATTACTTTGGTCTGATATATGCTGACCGGCACGACCCGAGGAACTGGCTGGATCTTGACAAGAGGATTGGTAAATTCATCAAAA ATGAACCGTGGAAGTTCAATTTCGAAGTGAAATTCTACCCGCCAGACCCCGCTCAGCTCCAAGAAGATATAACTCGCTATCAGTTATGTTTGCAAATAAGAAACGATATCGTCACAGGTCGTCTGCCCTGTTCGTTTGTCACCCACGCTTTGCTGGGCTCTTACCTTGTGCAATCCGAAGTAGGAGACTATGACCCTGATGAGCACAAAAGAACTTATCTAAACGAATTCAAATTTGCTCCAAATCAAACTCCCGAACTTGTTGAAAAAGTGATGGATCTCCACAAAACACACAA AGGTCAGACTCCGGCAGAGGCCGAACTTCATTACCTTGAGAATGCGAAGAAGTTAGCTATGTACGGTGTAGATCTCCATCCTGCGAAGGACTCAGAAGGTGTAGACATAATGTTGGGTGTCTGTTCCTCTGGTCTACTCGTTCACAGGGACCGTTTGAGAATAAACAGATTTGCATGGccgaaaatattgaaaatttcgtacaagaggcacaatttttacataaaaattcgACCGGGAGAATTTGAACAATTCGAATCTACCATTGGCTTCAAATTGGCCAATCATAGAGCTGCCAAAAAATTGTGGAAAGTCTGCGTCGAACATCATACTTTCTTTAG GTTGATGAGCCCTGAACCGACTCAAAAACTTGGACTCTTCCCACGTCTTGGATCTCGCTTCCGTTACTCAGGAAGAACTCACTATGAGACTAAAAAAACTCCTATTGAAAGACAACCGCCGCAGTTTGAGAGATCTCTTAGTGGGCGACGGCTGACATCTCGCAGTATGGATG CCTTGGGTGGACCAAGGCCTGTTGAGACTTATGGATCGGAGCCCAGCAAGAGACATACCATGATGAGCTACGAACCTGAAACGATACCTGATCTTGAATATATTGAACAACGGCCGAGTCctataaagaagaaaaaggaaaag CTAACACGAAAGACAAGTGCTGGAACTACTTCAGCCAGCAGTAACAGCAGTCTGGAAGGAGAGTACGACGCTGAAGGTGGgaaaaag AAACCAATTGGGGGTATCGCGGTTCTTCCTCCTGGCGGCTTGtccaagaagaagaaggacaagcagaatgaaaatgagaaagaaaaccgCAACGACTTGAATAACTCAGACTTAATAAACGAAAGTGCACTGCTTGACACTAGCAGCGAAAAGTCACCTACTAAAAAGGagcctaaaaaaaaagagaaggaaacaCCCGAAAAACGTGACaaggaaaagaaggaaaaaatcaag AGTCCTGTCGGTGGTTTCCTGTTTGGCAAGAAGGACAAAGATTCCAAGcagaaaaaagataaaaaggGAAAAGACCTTGACGAGTCAACTGAAAAAGATGACTCTGAATCAAAAGATGACAAAACAGGATCTCCTGGCTCTCCGCAACTTCCAGGATACACAAAACCATACGATTATGTTGAAGATGAAACTTCGCCGactagaaaaaatttcaagacaCGAGGCTTTTCGTACGAAGACAAACCTTCTTCTCAGGATCCATCGGATCAACAATCACCCACGTCAGCTGGTAGAAAAGCTACTGGCCTAGCATTCAACTATGCTCctggagaagagaagaaagtTGCTGAAACAGCTGAGAAACGAAAAACCAAAGAAACAGACGCCAACAAAACACCGGCAGGCTTACGTACACCGGGATTGAACTATGTGGAATCAGCTGGACTGAAAGAACAGCAGAAAGCAGCAACTCTTTCTCCAGATGATGGAAAACAAGCTTCGAGTGCTTTTATCAGCGGTGAATTGCAGAATCAAAGAGCTGCCGTTCAACCTGGTGTCATAATACCCAGTTCGGTGGAAAGCAAACCCAACTACAGGATATTACCTTTACCAGATGGTTCCAAAGTTATTGGtggtataatttatacaaagGAAGGCAAAACCTTGGATCAGAGTACACTGGGCCCAGATGGCAGTACAATCATCAACGGAAAAGTTCTCGGGAAAGACGGCAATCCGATAAAGAAATCCGATTTTGGTCCCCATGGCACACACGTTGCCAATGGATTAATAACAGGCAAAGATGGCAAGCCTCTGTACCAAGAAACATTGGGCATTAACGGAAATGCTGTAAGAAATGGAATCATCTATGAGCCAAGCGGAGAGGCAGTCAATGATCGGGGCCTGGGACCAGGCTACACTTTAGTCAAAGACGGCAAAGTAGTGTCCAAGAACGGTAAGCCTCTCGGTTATGAATCTCTTGGAAAAGACGGAGATTACATAAAAGATGGACTGATATTTAGTCGGGATGGAAAACCGTTGACTCAAGGCTCGTTTGGCACAGATGGCGACTACATAGTCTCAGGTGCTGTGCATGGAAAGGATGGCAAACCTCTGAGTCAAATTGCTTTGCTTCCCGACTCAACTTTCATCAGCGAGGGCCTCTTCTACGATCGTGACGGAAAACCGTTGAGTACTGGCCAACTGGGTCCCGATGGACACTTAATACGAGACGGAAAAGTTTACTCGAAAGACGGCAAGCCTGTTAAAAGCGAATCTTTCAGCTCGGATGGATCGTTAATAAAAGACGGGATAGTACATGGAAAAGATGGCAACTTGCTCAGCCAAGGATCGCTGCTTCCTAATGGCGCTCACTTGAAGGATGGTAAAGTTGTCGGCAAAGATGGCAAGGCTATCAAACATGCATTTTACAAGCCTGATGGCAGTTTTGTTAAAGACGGTGTGATTTACGGACGAGACGGAAGACCATTGAGTCAAATTCCCTTGATTGCCCCTGGTGCTTTTGTCAAGGAAGGGGTAATCAACACCAAAGAAGGAAAACTTTTGAATCAAAGCTTATTCAAGCCTGACAACGTAGTTATTAAGGATGGAGTAGTACACGGTAGTGACGGAGGTGTCTTAGCCGAAGGTTTTCTGGGACCAGATGGACTTACAATCAAGGATGGAATGGTTCTTGGAAGAGATGGCAAACCTGCCAAGAACGAAACGTTTGCGCCTAACGGAAGCTACATCAAGAAGGGTCTAATTTATGCTAAGAATGGTAAACCTCTGAATCAGGATTCTCTAGTTCCCGAGGGCGCAAGCATAAAGGACGGTTTGATTTATAACAAGGACGGAAAGCTGATGAAGGCAGCGTTCTTCAAGCCCGATGGAAGTCATATTCGAGATGGCCGAGTTTACGGAAAAGATGGAAAGCCGTTGAATCTTAGCTCAGCCCTTCCAGATGATAGTTTCATCGCAAATGGTGTGATTTTTGAGTCTACAGGTAAACCTCTTGATAAGGATACCTTTGGCTCCGACGGTTCGTACGTTGCAGCTGGTTTGATTCATGGAAAAGACGGCAAAATCGTCGCTGACGGTGTCTTTGGACCCGGCGGCAACAGAATCAAGAACGGTTTGGTCGTTGACAGAGATGGCAGGCCAGTGAACCAAGACGATAAAGGCCCTGACAATATGGCCATCAAAGACGGTAAAATCGTTGACGCGGACGGAAATCCCAAAAATCAGGGCTCTCTAGTACCAGATGGTTGTTATATTCAGAGTGGCGTGGTTTATGATAAACGCGAGAATCCTTTGAAGGAAGGTGCATTCAAATGTGATGGCAGTTACATACGAGATGGCTTAATCTATGGCTGGGGTGGACAGCTTTTGAACTCTGGTGCTGAACTCCCAGCTGGTAGTTACGTTGAGGAAGGTAGACTGTACGGCAAGGATGGCAAACCATTGAACCACAGTTCCTTTGGACCGGAAGGAAACTCCATAGAGAACGGATTCATCTATGGAAAGGATAAGAAACCTCTGCATCGTGGAACCTTTGGAAACGATGGTAGCACAATACAAAATGGTTTGATATACGGTGCCGATGGTAAGCCTTTGAATAAAAGACAAACAATCATCACCGTCACGTTAGTGCGCTACGGTTTGGTCTGTGATAAAGACGGAAACCCCTTGGAATCTGGGATATTCGATTCTGAAGGCAGTTTCATCAAGAAgggaaaaatttatgattcTAATGGACATCCTCTCAATCAAAGTGTATATGGATCAGATGGTAGCTTCATTAAAGATGGTTTAATTTATGGCAAGAATGGTAAACCTTTAGAAAAGGGGCCACTTATTGCAGAGACGAGTTTCATCAAGAGCGGAAGAGTATACGCCGCTACTGGACAGCCGCTCACACAAGAAGCATTTGGTCCGGAAGGCTTAAAAGTTATTGACGGAGTAGTAGTTGATAAGGCTGGTACTCCGATAAAGAACATTCAATTTGACGCAGAGGGCAACCTGGTTAAAGATGGACTTATCTACGCGCCAACTGGGAAGCCGTTGGACAAAAAATATACCGTTATCTCTATTACTTTGGTACGCAAGGGTCTTGTTTGTGACAAAGATGGTAAACCTGTATTGCAAGCACCATTTGGAACAGATGGCAGCTTCATCAAAGATGGTAAAATTTACGACAAAAGTGGTAAGCCATTGAACCAAGAGATATTTGGAAACGATGGTGGTTTCATCAAAGATGGACTGATTTACGCTAGCAATGGTCAAGTTATGGATCAGGACCCAATTTCTGACGAAACCTCGTACATTGAAGACGGTAAAATATTCGGATCTAACGGACTTCTGTTGAACCAAGAAAAGTATGGACCGGAAAGTTACAGAGTAGTCGATGGGATTGTGgtagataaaaatttccagcCACTAAAGCAAGGTACATTTGGATCCGATGCGGTAATCAAGGATGGAAAAGTTTACGGCAGCGACGGAAAGCCTCTGTTTAAGAAATTCACCGTTATTACGATCACCGTTGTTAAGCGAGGCTTGGTCTGCGACAAGAATGGTAAACCGCTTGTTCATGGACCTTTTGGCACGGACGGCAGTTATGTTAAAGATGGTAAAATATATGATAAGGCAGGCAAGCCTTTGAGTCAGTCTTCATTCGGAAGCGATGGTAGCTACATCAAAAACGGAGTTATCTGTTCCAAGGATGGAAAACCTTTAGATCAGGATGTTGGCGCGGACGAAGATCAGCATACGTATATAGACGATGGTAAAATCTATAATATCAGTGGCAAAGCGCTTACAACTGACTCATATGGTCCGTACGGCTTCAAGGTAGTCGATGGTGTGATTTATGGAAGAGATGGGAAACCGTTGGCATCTGGGACCTTTGATAATGATGGCAACACAATAAAAGGAGGAAAAATCTTTGCAAAAGATGGTAAACCACTCACTAAAGAGTCAAGGATCGTCACTATCACATTTGTGAAACGTGGACTAGTCTGTAACAAGGATGGAAAGGTTTTGAAGGATAGTCCTTTCGATAACGACGGAAACGTAGTCAAGGATGGAAAGGTCTACGGCACAGATGGCAAACCTTTGACTGCTCGATACTATGGTCCTGACAGTATTTTCATAAGGGAAGGAGTaattttcagcgaaaatgGAAAGCCGTTGAATGATCGGGAAACTGGACCAGAGGGTAGCTATGTTCGCGAAGGCATAGTATATGCAAAGAATGGAAAGCCGCTGACGCAAAATCCGTTTGGTCCAGAAGGTTGTAAAGTTGTTGCTGGTGTAATTTATGGAAAGAACGGTAAACCCCTTGACGGAACGTTGTTTGTCAATGACGGAAGCTATGTCAAGGATGGTTTAATTCACTCCAGTGATGGCAAGCTGGATAGTAAAGATAATCTAACGTTTATGTACAAAACCGTCCTTGTTACGATCGAACCGAATGCTCAGTCAGAAGAAAATATTGCGAATTTGGTCAGTGCAGTTAATCAAGGCTTTTATGACGATCCACGGTATAAGAAATTCAGTGGAATGAGCTCTTTCGGTAAAGACGCCAAGATCTACCCAACATCAGGCGGAGCGTATGAAAGTGGCTCTGGAGATGACAGCGATGATGATTTGGATCAGTACGGAGAGGGAAAAGGTGACGTTATTAGGGAGTTGCGTGGTGCTGCCAAGATCAATATTCCCGCTTTAAAGAAGACCTCAATTCCGACCACACCAACAATTGTTAAAACTACAACTAAACAATCGGCTGTCAAAGATCATGAAGGGGTGACACAGaacattgaagaaaaagtagagGACCTTACGCCAGGAGGTACCGGCCAAGTCACTGTATCTACACATGTGAACAAG GCTGAAGCAGCCGACGATGGTAGATCACCGTACATGACAGCAACCGCTGTTACGACCCGTACAGCAACGATGCACGAAGACTTGGAAAAGAACCAGAAAACGAGCCAG gtggaagaaaaaacggTAGCTCATACAACTGCTACTAGTGCAACATGGCAGGAACAGCGTGTTGTCACACAGGAAGTCAGAACAACAAGTCATGTACTTTCCGGCGAACAG CTGAGTTCACGTCGTCATAGTACCTCCAGTTCGAGCAGCGGTGATTCCGGTACACCGATTGATTTCGAAGATGACCAACAAGCGATCTACAATCAGTATTATCAG GGAGATCAAGCTGGCATAGTAGCAACGGAAACGCACGTTTACACAGGGGAACCCGATAACAATgtaacaacgacaacaacggTACCATTGGTTGCAACTGAGTCACGAAAAGTAGCTTTGGAAAGCGAAGATGGCAATTATAGCGCGACCGGTGAAATTGTCAGCTCTCAAACAATATCTAGCAAGACTCGTACCGTGGAAACAATTACG TATAAGACGGAAAAAGACGGTGTTGTTGAGACTCGAGTGGaacagaaaattacaataCAATCAGACGGGGATCCTATCGATCACGACAAGGCTCTGGCGGAAGCTATTCAGGAAGCTACAGATATGAATCCTGACATGACAGttgaaaagattgaaattcaacAGCAGACTGCGCAGTAA